tttaatacatacataaatatatacatatatatggtAGTTGccattttatatacaaaatgaCAATATGTCTTATGTCAATAAAAGTCTGAGCACCTGTGTGAATTCCCTGGTTCTTCATTTGGAATATGTGAAATGTAAAAACTTGagtaattataaaaagaaggggaaatattatatgataataacTTATGATAATGTATTGttttatgaaaaagatTTTTATCAAGTATGTTTCcacattttttttgatgACATTTTGCAAATATATACTTGTGATGTTTCtaattatattcatataacATTAAAGGACCAAGCAgtaaatttaaaaaataaaaatattcatagTATTACAACATTAAAGGACCAAGCAgtaaatttaaaaaataaaaatattcatagtattacatatatatatatatatatatatatatatatatattattatatgtttatgttttattttttataaggTTACAAACAATATAGGCATAAAAGGAATGAACAAAAATGCTCTAATTAAACAATTATCTATTGCATATAGTACATTCTATATGTTCCAACTAAATAAAgttaaataaataaaaaaaaagacatATATGacttcattttttttttttaaacacattcttataataaatatgttatatattatgttatatttattttattttatttatttatttatttatttattttattttttttgtacaattttaaaagaatGTATACGTTCCAATAACAAATGAAACATATGAGGAAAGAAGAATTCGAACTGGACATTTTGAAAAACCAAAAATTGATACATCAATACAGCCATTTATAGGGttaacaaataaatatataaaatatgtatgattatattatatatatgatttgtattttattatcataaatttattattatttttttattttgtagTTATAAAAAGGTTGTGTTTGATGattacttttttttcattcgAAAATCATTTCAAAGTAAGAAGGGGGGTGTGGaaaggaagaaaaaaaaaaggaaaacAACCCCAAacataaacatataaataaataaataaatatatatatatatatatatatatatatatatatattgtgtgctttttcatttcattttatttttagaCTTTATATCCATTTCATGTGAAAGCAACTTTTATGTTGACTACAGAGGtaatgtaataaaaaaaatttcaaCAAAACcaataataaatttaataattcttcatatatatatatattaatatttcatttaattttttcattgtAGGGATTGAAATCAGCATAAAAATTGATgatcaaaaaaatattcttgAAATAGAAcaagttatatatattaaaaaatgtttatatatatatgtaaatatatatatatatatatatttaatttaacGTTTCCATTTTTATAGTCTCCTGATAATAACTTTTTTCAACTATGTAGAaatcatattaatattttaacagtaataaaaataaaaagatatgaaaaatatatatatatatatatatatatatatatatatatatcaaaacATAGAaggatatataaatatatataaatataaatatatatatatatatatattttctttgTAGAATGATTCAAAATGTCCTTTAATcataagaaaaaatgtttataataaaaaaatgaactTGTCTGATGACCTTGCCAAATGGTCAGGCTATGAGGTAAAgttgaaaaaaaaaaaaaatatacgtatatatatatatatatatatatatatatattcattggtgttttaaaaaaatatatattttattcattcCTTATATAATTACGTTGCtcataaattttttttctcttttcatttatcagatatattttaaaaatgaaacaCACACAGTAGTCTGTATAATTTTTAGGAGAACATGTGaggaaatatatatatatatatatatatatatatatatatatatatatgtgtttatttattatatatatatatatgtacattttttttttttttttattgtgaaaaaaaattaattttttagTTATACCACCCTTACTTGATAAAAGGCAAGACATATTTATTACCTTTAAAATATCTCATGAAAATCAACAAGGTTACATATATAAgcatataaaaaaaaaaaaaaaaaaattcaagTTATAAGAACctataaattataaataaacacataattatatttatttttctttttagAATTTAATGTAAGTGATAAAGATTTATATGATGAAGTGTATATTGTATCAAATTCAATTACACCCAATGAAATACATAATACTTAGTAAGAttaagaaaattatatatagaacTACACAAAGAAGGAATCACATAACtataaatattaacaatatgtgtgtatatttatatgtgtatatatatttatatgtgtatatttatttatatatgtgcgttttttataaatttctttatttttccttttagTTATGTCAACCTGATTCAAGCACAAGTAGATGCCCTCATTTATGATTCTAATGTTTATGAATACTTTGAAActattataaaaataaaggttaaatgaaaaatatatatatatatatttatatttatatttatttatatatatttatttatgttcATTGCGTAGCCCTCCTActttgaatatataaaaatgtttttcAAGTCCATGTTAATTATCTTAAAAGAAGGAGAAGTAATGATCGATTCAGGTTActaaaaacaaaaataggaaataaatatattaatcaTTTTGTATGTGCcatattttaatatgtgttcatatatttatatatagatataataGAATTTTTGGGAGAAGACACAAAAGTGGAAAGAAATCTTGAATACCTACTGAACGttataatgaataaaataacaggttatcaaaaaaaaaaaaaaaaaaagaaaaaaaaaagttatgaatatatatatatacctttatatatattttttatgatagGCTTAAATTTGTTAGATACTCATAAAAgtgaaaaaataaaaattaacaaATTTTTGCATCGCCTTTCGGATTACTTGATATATTGCCTTGATTCAGGCTTCatatgtaaaataaaaaaaaaaaaaaaaaaaaaaaatatatatatatatatatatatatacatgccaataagaaaaaaaatattatatgtactTATACCTtattcttaatatatatatatatatatatatatatatgttgttCCTTTTTTGAAGCgcataaatataatgtaaCCGATTTTATAAACGGATGTCTATCTATAAACAAAGACAACAAATTGGTACatattaacaaaaaaaaaaaaaataaaataaataatagatcatattttataatatatattaatatttaatattatttatactaattatattgtttaatatatatatatattttatttttttttttagacTATTGATAGTATagttaatttttttctacatTTACGAGAAAGAGATTACAGCAACAGATACGAATTGAATTGTCTggaatttttaaaagaagaTGAATCAAATGATATTGAAATAGAAAAATTGCTAGatagtaaaaaatattatatcaacgatttttttcttttttatttacatcAGTGTGgttatataaacaaatattattattataaagatgataataattataagaaaataatatcatatattttaaaatatgggaaaaattttgaaataaaaaaaaagatatgtaaaaatttattaatattttcaaatgattataaaaataaatatataccTTTAGTAAATTCAATGATATGTTTTTTAAgttttaattattatgagAAGAATTTCtgtttatttatattaagtacattaataaatattacaaataataatgatgaattaaaaaatagaTTAATTGAATTAAATATTAGTACATTGtgtaattttttaatattattaaatgatatagatattacaaataaaattattttattatatattaatttatgtaaagaacaatatatgtgtgaagattttataaataaaggacttcttatacattttttagACATACTATTTcgttattattatattgatttatatataaaaaaacaaatatgtattaatatattatgtattattggacatatatttaattgtaaaaaatattatatattcatattaaattattataatggTTTATTACAGCTAGccatttatatttatcaaaCAACAGATTTTATTCAATTcgataaattaaaattaattttcttttttaaacaAATATCACAACATAGTTATATCATCAAAGATAAAATTTGTAAACATATCATACCATTAGTTATAAAAGAAAtctatttatatattaacaaagattttatttattcttctctacatttaattaatacattatcagattataaaaataattgtTTGTATCTTCAAAGAgtcaaaattttttatctatTCAATTTTATCAAGCAACTCAAAATTTTGGATCTTTATCAAAAAGTGGAGCAATTGGAAAACAAACTCAAGAAAAATCTTAacataatttaatataaaaagtttgtaaataaaaaaaaaaaaaaaataaaataaaataaatacaagtgacacacaaaaaaaaaatatatatatatatgcatatatatacacataaaaatatatatatatatatatatatgtatgtatttaaCGTGTTTATTcgaattttttttctgcGATTATGATTGACTGCCCCTAGACAAAACAGAagaatgaaaaatatatatacatatatattaatacatacataatattatatgtatttatgtatttatttatttatttacttACTCTTTTTGTAGTgtcctttttattattccAGTATTCATATGGATAAGCGTCCTTCCCATTTAACCATCGAAGGATTTTCAAGAAATGATTCACctaaaaaaataaagcattatatatatatatatatacatttttttttttttttttttttttttttttttttttttttttttttttttttttttttgtagtTACATCTTTAATGTCACATATATacttaaaaatattccACATCAATATTAGATAAAGAGATACAAATGTAAAAGGcatgaaaaataaataaaatatttcaaacTTAGTAAAATAGTTTAATGCATATATCTCTTTCtctttatctttattttctattttattctctataatattttttttcattataactgacttatttacattttttatgtataatGTTTTTAAAGATTTGAattttctaaaaaaaaaaaatggttttctttttaaaagttttctacaaaaaaaatttgtcatctttttttcatattgttatatatgtaaatataaaaataaataaatatattatatatagagaataaacatattgaaaaaaaaaaatatatatatataataggatttaaaaaataaaaaagaaaaaaaaaattaaatattcaaTGAAAACCccattttaaaaatttttatatctcattttttcaatgtaaaaacaaattttgaaaatattttcttcttaGCAAATGATctacaaaataaaataaatacaaaagtatgtaataatatatatatatattgttatttttagAAAGTGAAAATCCCTTAGGGGgtgtatgtatgtatatatatatatatatatataattttatttttgtatgtcatattaaaataacatatatttattatataaatatttattatcaatatgtgtatatttataaatttgtcatagtattattttcctaaaatattattttatatttcatttatttatttataaaaaaaaaaaaaaaaaaaaaattataccTTTAAGATCCATTTTTCTATTGGGTGTGTTATCTTTTGTTTCTTCGcaaattatatttaaacTGTCGCcctataaaaaaaaaaaaaaattataatataatgtaaAGAATAAccatatatttaaattttaaaaatattttttattttattttatttttttattacattttttaatttatcatatGCTGCTTGAAATTTTTCAAACATTTTTTTCCAGGTGTTAATACTATAAGTatttacaattttttttgttatagGGCAGTAAATATTGGCTGTCATATCTTTATTCTCAATAatttgattattatatatatcaagCGTTATCCCATTTTTACAAATATCAGTAGAATAAAactattaaaaataaaagaatataaaatatgaacacaattaatagaaatttataaaatatataaaatatataaaatttttattttattttattttttgtatatgtGTATCTGTCTGTATACCTCAAAAAAGCCATACAACAATTTTGAAACATCTTCTTTGTTTTTCTGAAGGTTCGGaaatttatttcttatgTCTCTAAAATGGGAATAAATtagaaaattaaaaataaaataaaataaaatgttatatatatatatttatatttatttatttttttattactcTATGTTGGTGTAAAAAGGCATTTCTACATGGTCTTGCAGAAAAAAATCTATAAAATGCAAcatgaaaaatattacatatattttaaaatcaaaaaaaCTTGTCGtttcatttataattatgtattatttattatataaatttttttttttttttttttttatacattcACTGTTAATGTCAAACGACTCTGCATTTTCCCTTTCGATGGACCTATAgacaaaatataatgaaaaatatatattaacatataaatatataaaacattttgtacaataaaacaataattatgttatatattcatatcTTACTTATATGATGGTAATAAGGgattatttatattttgaaaaaaataatatgttaataaaaataaggCGTATGAACTGAATGTACCTTGAGACcttttcaaaaaaaaaaaaaaaaaaaaatatacatacatatatatatatatatatatatatatattttcacAACAGTTAAAATgacatattaatattgtgccttaataaaaatcacgcacatatatattacctgttgttgatatttttttgcTTAGCCcaatattttattattctatTTATAATAGTAACCCTCTCATCTATATTACAAATAGATGACACAAATTTTGTATTCACTATTGCTACAgtattatttatactaATATCACAGATGTTCGtttcttctttatatattttagCTATTGGAACAGAAGctttaattatatttatagttAATGATggatatattaaattaattgCACTTTTAATAActtttaatatgtatagATATGAATTCTTATCTTCACAATTCTCCACTACTATACAACAATCAATATCTGAATTTTTTATCctataaaataaaaattataacaCATAGgcattatttaaaaaaaaataatatatataaatatatttatattattgtaaaatacattttttatgaacGTTCAGAATATATTCTTCGatttgttcttttttttggCTAGTTAGCTAGCTATCTAACtgttacatatatatatatatatatatatatatatattttttttttttttttttgttaataccaaatattattttcacATGATccaataaaataaattttcCCTTTCAAGTTTGGTTTGATTGCACTTTTCAATAATAGGAaaatttcttctttttgTTTGTCGATAAAACAATTTTCGGTTAACTTTTTATGAACATCTACAATTTCATGTTTTAAATTTGTCTGATTTAAAAAACTATTGgttaatttaattttattattaactttaatatttttgtctgatatagaaatattatgatGCGTTGAATAATGTCTACAATTATATGttgaaattttttttacattataAATTAGATTGtttaatgttttatatttataattgattttattgttttttatttgtgtgtcatatatattttctttatctaTATTTGTTTGAAAAGGTTCATGTTCTTTTTTCTGTGTgatttttaataatatgttgcaaaaatatttcttcttttgttcaattttttctaaaaaattattttttataattgGAGGATGCGTTTTTTGAAAACACGCATTGATATAgttatttttaaaagatgTTTTCATTTTTCACACTTTAAAAGTGTCAACCTTCTATTCTCattcattttaaaaaaaaaaataaaaaaaataaatatagaataaaattttatataaatgaatagatatgttaatatatttttttaaaagatttatattttgaattgtatttttaaataaaatttttaattaattctaaaataatacatatatatatatatatatatatatttatatttatattataacaaatgtaaatgataaatatacaaaGTGTAACTTTTACcttatgtatatattatcttcataatatataaaaacaaatgtAGATTCTTATTTTCCcatatataaacaaattaaagcaactttttttttcattttaaacatagtaaggaaaatattagatatcccatataaaaaataaggagaaaataaatacattaaatttttaaatcatGTTGAAGGGGtacaaaatatatgtaatttggggaaaaaaaaaaaaaaataataataataaaacaaataaatataaatatagaatccttttatatttttaaaatgttatgctttttataaatataacaattaATCAAACAAGTACAAAATATATCCCTATTAATAttgcatatatatatatatatatatatatatatatatataatatattatatatgttggaaaaaaaaattaaaacctacatttataataatttaaataaatctataaaaaaattttaattatattaaatgtggtaattatatatatatatatatatatatatatatatatatatatatatatatatatatataaatatatatatatatatatatatatatatatatatatatatgtataattttattttttattttttttttttgacgtcaaaaaaaaatattgtgTAGATTcaaatttgaaaaaattaatcagtgttaatatatacaaattaaaagaaaaaatttaaaacttaaaaattaaaatatatatatatataattattttattaataattaataaaatggATAATTATTTGTAAAATAATTTGACACAAGAATTGcatacattatatatacatatatatatgtatgcgacattaaaaagataaacattctcaaaaagaaaaaaaaatatatatacatcaatataatatatatatatatatatatatatatatttatatatatttatagacGCAGTGATACAATGAAGTTGTTCAATAGgatagatatatttatattatatatttttttttttttcatgatgtatttttttgctttaatatttcatcAAGATCATTTTTGCTGACTTGTTCATATCTTGAAAATTCCATGGTATATGTACCTTGTCCTTGAGTAATAGCTCtaatttcatttatataattaaacATATGTTTTAATGGTATATCTgcataaatatatataatatttaagttattaacaatattatttactAGTCCCTTTCTTTTTGTAATACTAGTTAAAATATTACTTTGATGTTCATAATTGGAAATAATTTCCACAAGCATAATAGGTTCTAGAAGAACTGGACAGaaattttgataattttCTTTGATTAGATTAATGGTAGCTTTTTTAAAAGCTAAATCATTACTATCAACTTCATGAATTTTACCACCTATTAATCTCATTTTCATATTGATAATTTCAGAATTGTATAGATATCCTTTTTCAATTTGTTCTTTAAATGCTTTTTCTATGGAGAgtataaaattttttggTAGATCATTTCCTATAACTTCATTGACAAAAGTACAATGTGTAgtatcattataattatctgATATGGTTTCAAAAATAGCATGTACATGTGCATATAATCCTGCTCCTcctttttgttttttatatgtatatgaGCATTCAAAAGGTTTAGTAATTGtttctttaaaattaatttttggattttttaaattgacattaatattaaattctCTTTTTAAtctttctttatatatttctaatTGTAATTCTCCTATACCTTCAAAAATTGTTTCTTTTGTTTGTTCATCTGTTTTTACATAGAAGGTTGGATCTTCTTTtgtaaatttatttaatgcTTTCGTCAGTTTTGTCATATCAcctttttttaaaatttcaACAGCAACCGATATAACAGGTTTAGgtatgaaaatatttaataaatgtaaattGCTGTTGATACCATTTGTATAAGTTGTTCCTGTTGAACCGTTAATACCACTAATAGCAACTATATCTCCTGCACATGCTTCATTGACTTCTTGAGCCATATTAGAATGcattttcataattttttttattacttcttttttgtttgtCATCATATTTGTTatcatttcttttttttttatttttccttGATATATTCTGAAATAGCTCATTTGCCCATATATGGCATCTTCTTGTATTTTGAATAAGAATCCTACCATGGGTAGATTATTATCACATAATAATTGGACCTTTTTCCTCGATTTATTCTTAGCATCTTGATATTCATCTTTATGTGTATaatcaaaattattattattattattattatcattattgttgttgttataatttataaCAGTTTTGTCACTGTGACCGTCACTTTGATATGGTGGTGCATTTTCCATGTCATTGTCgatatcattatttttttttttttcgtcTTGTATATctgaatatatatatccataattatttatttcttttgGTGAGGGTAAAAAGTTACATACATAATTCAACAAAATTTGAACACCTACATTATTTTTGGCACTTCCTAAACATATAGGAGTAACTAGATTTTTAATAGTAGATTTACGAAtagataaataaatatcatttttacttatatcattaatatcattatttaaatatatttcagCAAATTCATCATCTACATCTGCtaatttttcaaatatacGATTTCTTAATAATTCCATCATTtcaaatgaaaatgaattatctattgataatatatcttctttattatttatttcatttaaaataataccATTTTTTCCTTTGAATAAGTAACCTTTTCTATCAATTAAATCATATACACCTTTAAATTTTTGTTCAATTCCTATAGGCatttgtaataatatagtatttaaatttaatcTTTTCTCAATAGTATTTAAAGTCCTTTCAACGTTAGCACCATCTCTAtctaatttatttataaataatattctaGGTATATGATATCTATCCATTTGTCTATTTACTGTTAAGGTTTGACTTTGAACTCCTGAAACTCCACATATAACTAGAATTGCTGAATCTAAGACACGTAAAGATCTCTCAACTTCTATAGTAAAATCAACATGACCAGGAGtatcaataatatttatattatattttttattatttacatcCCATACACAATTCGTAGTAGCTGATTGAATAGTTATACCTTTTTCTCTTTCTAATTCCATAGAATCCATAGTTGCACCTACCCCATCACTACCACGTACTTCATGtatactttttattttaccTGTGTAATATAATATCCTTTCTGTTAATGTAGTTTTACCAGCATCAATATGAGCACTTATTCCTATGTTTctaaaattatttatagaGTATGATGAAAACTTACATAAAGGCCTAAAATAAAATTCATAAACTTTATAaggaatatttttttcaagATATCGCATTccattatttttatataaaatgtgtttcaaaataatcattataaggaaaatatatctaaaGTGTTATTATGTGCGCATATAAGcataatatgatatatataaaaaaaaaaaaaaaaaaaaaaaaaaaaaaaatatattttttttttcaatatgtatgcgtatatatttatatattaacaattaaatatataaataatatatatatatataatgtgACATGActaattaaatattaaatcacatttagaaataatacataaaaaaaaaataaatatcatatatatgtgataatatttatcaaaaaaaatatatatatattcttatatgcacatatacaaaaaaaaaaaaaaaaaaaaaaaaaaaaaaaaaaaaaaaaaaaaaaaaaaaaaaaaaaaaacacggtgataaattataaagGAAGAGTTTACAAAAAATGGATTGGAGGGAgctaaaaaaaaaaaaaaaaaaatataaaaataaaacaaaataattacataaaaatattatatatatatatatatatatttatttatatttatatttatataaataaccTTCTTTAActtgttttattttattttatccTTATACttaacatttatatattaatacatttttttttagtgTTTTCTCGTTTTAGAAGTAATATGATAGTATAATAGAACgtattataaaaaataaaaaaattagcgacataatacttttttatcatttattgTTTATTTAGAAAACTATGGATTACGAACTGTATTTAATTTCAAATATTATGGGTAACACTTTTTTAAGCATAcagatatatatatatatatatatatatatatattataatatttataaaactACCATTTTaacttttattattttttttttttttcagGCATTTTGAttgtaatattaatttttgtttttcaCTATTTATATTCCGATATAGATgattaaaaataacatatacggagaaattataaaatatatatataatatatatatattaattttttttttttcttttttttcatgaTAAGGAAGAAGATTGCTCTATAACATTATATTCattgatattataaataaatatattaacataataaaatattattttttatatgttgtataaaatattttccCTTTTTGAAATACAAACAAATGatttaattttgttttattttgttttgttctgttcttttttttttttttttggtttttCCCCTTTAGTCGTCTTttattgtaatatatttttttagtatatttaatataacCATATTGACATTTTATCGTgtcctttttttttttttttttttttttcttcatctacctttttttatgtaaCAAACATGAAAGATAACGAATTCGTTGGGGGAAAATTAAAATTGAAAAAggatatttttaaaaaggatgaaaaaaagggaaagaaacaaaaaaaagacaaaAATAACAAAAGGGGAAGTgaattaaatgaaaaaaaaaaaaaaaactcAGAGAAAGA
This region of Plasmodium gaboni strain SY75 chromosome 12, whole genome shotgun sequence genomic DNA includes:
- a CDS encoding elongation factor G, which codes for MIILKHILYKNNGMRYLEKNIPYKVYEFYFRPLCKFSSYSINNFRNIGISAHIDAGKTTLTERILYYTGKIKSIHEVRGSDGVGATMDSMELEREKGITIQSATTNCVWDVNNKKYNINIIDTPGHVDFTIEVERSLRVLDSAILVICGVSGVQSQTLTVNRQMDRYHIPRILFINKLDRDGANVERTLNTIEKRLNLNTILLQMPIGIEQKFKGVYDLIDRKGYLFKGKNGIILNEINNKEDILSIDNSFSFEMMELLRNRIFEKLADVDDEFAEIYLNNDINDISKNDIYLSIRKSTIKNLVTPICLGSAKNNVGVQILLNYVCNFLPSPKEINNYGYIYSDIQDEKKKNNDIDNDMENAPPYQSDGHSDKTVINYNNNNNDNNNNNNNFDYTHKDEYQDAKNKSRKKVQLLCDNNLPMVGFLFKIQEDAIYGQMSYFRIYQGKIKKKEMITNMMTNKKEVIKKIMKMHSNMAQEVNEACAGDIVAISGINGSTGTTYTNGINSNLHLLNIFIPKPVISVAVEILKKGDMTKLTKALNKFTKEDPTFYVKTDEQTKETIFEGIGELQLEIYKERLKREFNINVNLKNPKINFKETITKPFECSYTYKKQKGGAGLYAHVHAIFETISDNYNDTTHCTFVNEVIGNDLPKNFILSIEKAFKEQIEKGYLYNSEIINMKMRLIGGKIHEVDSNDLAFKKATINLIKENYQNFCPVLLEPIMLVEIISNYEHQSNILTSITKRKGLVNNIVNNLNIIYIYADIPLKHMFNYINEIRAITQGQGTYTMEFSRYEQVSKNDLDEILKQKNTS
- a CDS encoding hypothetical protein (conserved Plasmodium protein, unknown function); this encodes MSYVNKSLSTCVNSLVLHLEYVKCKNLSNYKKKGKYYMIITYDNVLFYEKDFYQVCFHIFFDDILQIYTCDVSNYIHITLKDQAVTNNIGIKGMNKNALIKQLSIAYSTFYMFQLNKNVYVPITNETYEERRIRTGHFEKPKIDTSIQPFIGYKKVVFDDYFFFIRKSFQNFISISCESNFYVDYRGIEISIKIDDQKNILEIEQSPDNNFFQLCRNHINILTNDSKCPLIIRKNVYNKKMNLSDDLAKWSGYEIYFKNETHTVVCIIFRRTFIPPLLDKRQDIFITFKISHENQQEFNVSDKDLYDEVYIVSNSITPNEIHNTYYVNLIQAQVDALIYDSNVYEYFETIIKIKPSYFEYIKMFFKSMLIILKEGEVMIDSDIIEFLGEDTKVERNLEYLLNVIMNKITGLNLLDTHKSEKIKINKFLHRLSDYLIYCLDSGFISHKYNVTDFINGCLSINKDNKLTIDSIVNFFLHLRERDYSNRYELNCLEFLKEDESNDIEIEKLLDSKKYYINDFFLFYLHQCGYINKYYYYKDDNNYKKIISYILKYGKNFEIKKKICKNLLIFSNDYKNKYIPLVNSMICFLSFNYYEKNFCLFILSTLINITNNNDELKNRLIELNISTLCNFLILLNDIDITNKIILLYINLCKEQYMCEDFINKGLLIHFLDILFRYYYIDLYIKKQICINILCIIGHIFNCKKYYIFILNYYNGLLQLAIYIYQTTDFIQFDKLKLIFFFKQISQHSYIIKDKICKHIIPLVIKEIYLYINKDFIYSSLHLINTLSDYKNNCLYLQRVKIFYLFNFIKQLKILDLYQKVEQLENKLKKNLNII
- a CDS encoding putative nucleotidyltransferase, yielding MKTSFKNNYINACFQKTHPPIIKNNFLEKIEQKKKYFCNILLKITQKKEHEPFQTNIDKENIYDTQIKNNKINYKYKTLNNLIYNVKKISTYNCRHYSTHHNISISDKNIKVNNKIKLTNSFLNQTNLKHEIVDVHKKLTENCFIDKQKEEIFLLLKSAIKPNLKGKIYFIGSCENNIWIKNSDIDCCIVVENCEDKNSYLYILKVIKSAINLIYPSLTINIIKASVPIAKIYKEETNICDISINNTVAIVNTKFVSSICNIDERVTIINRIIKYWAKQKNINNRSQGTFSSYALFLLTYYFFQNINNPLLPSYKSIERENAESFDINSEYFFLQDHVEMPFYTNIEDIRNKFPNLQKNKEDVSKLLYGFFEFYSTDICKNGITLDIYNNQIIENKDMTANIYCPITKKIVNTYSINTWKKMFEKFQAAYDKLKNGDSLNIICEETKDNTPNRKMDLKDHLLRRKYFQNLFLH
- a CDS encoding hypothetical protein (conserved Plasmodium protein, unknown function) gives rise to the protein MTNFFCRKLLKRKPFFFFRKFKSLKTLYIKNVNKSVIMKKNIIENKIENKDKEKEIYALNYFTKFEIFYLFFMPFTFVSLYLILMWNIFKYICDIKDVNHFLKILRWLNGKDAYPYEYWNNKKDTTKRGQSIIIAEKKFE